The following proteins are co-located in the Paenibacillus sp. JNUCC32 genome:
- a CDS encoding ABC transporter permease translates to MYALFLLPLLYIIIFKYVPMYGAQIAFKEFNVTKGISGSPWVGFAQFERFFQSHEFWRLLKNTFSISLYTLIASFPFPILLALGLNYVRNRRFKNTVQMVTYAPYFISLVVLVGLMLQFMDPRTGLINTMLGWFGAGPYHFMAEASWFQSIYVWSHIWQNVGFSCIIFLATLSGIDPALHEAAVIDGASKMQRMRHIDLPGIMPIAIILLILNTGQMLETGFEKILLMQNALNLRSSEVIDTYVYKVGLVSQAMNFSYATAIGLFKAIIGFVLLLIVNQTAKKLKQESLW, encoded by the coding sequence TTGTACGCGCTTTTTTTGCTCCCGTTATTGTACATCATCATATTCAAGTATGTGCCGATGTACGGCGCGCAGATTGCGTTTAAAGAGTTCAACGTCACAAAAGGAATCAGTGGCAGTCCATGGGTCGGATTTGCCCAGTTCGAACGTTTCTTCCAATCGCATGAATTTTGGCGTTTGCTTAAGAATACGTTCTCCATTAGCTTGTACACGCTGATAGCCAGTTTTCCGTTTCCCATTCTGCTCGCGCTCGGTTTGAATTATGTAAGAAACCGGCGTTTCAAGAACACCGTCCAGATGGTTACATACGCGCCTTATTTCATCTCTCTGGTCGTATTGGTGGGCTTGATGCTGCAGTTTATGGACCCGAGAACGGGGCTCATCAACACGATGCTCGGCTGGTTCGGCGCAGGTCCCTATCATTTCATGGCCGAGGCCTCCTGGTTTCAGTCGATCTACGTGTGGTCCCATATTTGGCAGAACGTCGGGTTTTCCTGCATCATCTTTTTGGCAACGCTTTCAGGCATTGATCCGGCACTCCATGAAGCAGCCGTCATCGACGGCGCTTCGAAGATGCAGCGGATGCGCCATATTGACCTGCCGGGCATTATGCCCATCGCCATCATTCTGCTCATTCTGAATACGGGTCAAATGCTGGAGACCGGCTTCGAGAAAATCCTGTTAATGCAGAATGCGCTGAATTTGCGATCTTCCGAGGTCATCGACACGTATGTGTACAAGGTTGGACTGGTATCCCAAGCGATGAATTTCTCTTATGCCACGGCGATTGGCTTGTTTAAAGCGATCATCGGCTTCGTGCTGCTGCTGATCGTGAATCAGACGGCCAAAAAGCTGAAGCAGGAAAGTCTTTGGTAA
- a CDS encoding helix-turn-helix domain-containing protein has translation MPVKSVSGEKAGLLFRFFIPYAVILVGSLLVGWFAYGKTSELIENETVKSTSAALQQIQEALDQRFAEIENIARQMSSESKIQSFQFEKEPFAGTGPYRLWDLEKSLFNYKLFNHFIVDYYIAYKNSSMVISPRKVYTSDQYYRLLLRYEGQSLSEWRQALFGQYHYKTYTPGHSVVYEGKPYSVVSYMQSFGNKSSSGVVTVLINNRQIQDMLRKVDPEQEGFAYIADANGNLISSIGLKEQDFMKALPIKSGDTHIRWDEQEMLVTQSTSEYNGWSYVSAQPKSVVLQKVYYIKQLTLTIFITALLLGLGVAGYLAYRSSRPLLKILQLLPSTRSEAAQTASRNAVDYIGHSVSELVESHDSLKERLEEQIPMLRNVLVDRLLKGSFTSMQELEAAMEHAQVQLRGSHHAVALLHIRGYHEPFMEEMLMELDIVKINIRDRIQSLCGEGALLHDFGENQLVLVLSGTAADKEEFTMQMRAHLQSIHEHLIGISGTGLYMAVGEFRSNIAELYRSYGEAKFVLHHAGWSEKSPIFYHAEMVMPAFSYYYPADEEMRLIQLVKAGNLDETKQLFRQIKEKNRSDRQMPMAVEKLLVQELSGTLMKCNEQTGNDGSHRTEETDAVIRALNPELSPAEGMNILYAAFVRLCQKNEERKKSHNAHLTNRLLSYIEKHYGESDLSLSALARETHTSEAYVSYFFKEQTGLNFSEYLEKLRMDEAKRELATSDKPVSDIAAACGYLSLNTFSRAFKRVNGISATEYRRLHRAGDYA, from the coding sequence ATGCCGGTGAAATCCGTTTCGGGAGAGAAGGCAGGGCTGTTGTTTCGATTTTTTATACCGTATGCCGTCATTCTGGTAGGCTCCCTATTGGTTGGATGGTTTGCTTATGGGAAAACCTCGGAGCTGATTGAAAACGAGACGGTAAAGAGCACCTCTGCGGCACTGCAGCAAATTCAGGAAGCGCTGGATCAGCGATTTGCCGAAATCGAGAACATCGCACGGCAGATGTCGAGCGAATCCAAGATCCAATCTTTTCAATTCGAGAAAGAACCATTTGCCGGCACAGGCCCATACCGTTTGTGGGATTTGGAAAAGAGCTTGTTTAACTACAAACTGTTTAATCATTTCATTGTGGATTATTACATCGCGTACAAGAACAGCAGCATGGTCATCTCTCCCCGCAAAGTGTATACGTCAGACCAGTATTATCGTTTGCTGCTGCGTTATGAAGGCCAATCGTTAAGCGAATGGAGGCAAGCATTGTTCGGGCAGTATCATTATAAAACGTATACGCCGGGACATTCGGTTGTTTATGAAGGCAAACCATACTCCGTCGTGAGTTATATGCAATCCTTCGGGAACAAAAGCAGCAGCGGGGTTGTTACGGTCCTGATTAACAATAGGCAGATCCAGGACATGCTCCGCAAAGTCGATCCGGAACAAGAGGGCTTTGCCTATATAGCGGATGCTAACGGAAACTTGATCAGCTCCATCGGATTGAAAGAACAGGATTTCATGAAAGCGCTTCCCATAAAAAGTGGCGATACCCATATCCGATGGGATGAACAGGAGATGCTTGTGACTCAATCCACATCCGAATACAACGGCTGGAGCTATGTATCCGCCCAGCCTAAATCCGTGGTGCTCCAAAAGGTATATTATATCAAGCAGTTGACGTTAACCATCTTCATTACAGCTCTGCTGCTGGGGTTAGGCGTAGCCGGTTATTTGGCATATCGAAGCAGCAGGCCGCTCCTCAAAATCCTTCAGCTGCTGCCTTCAACGCGATCGGAAGCAGCTCAAACTGCTTCGCGTAACGCCGTTGATTATATCGGCCATTCCGTATCCGAGCTGGTTGAAAGCCATGATTCGCTGAAGGAGCGGTTGGAAGAGCAGATTCCGATGCTGCGAAACGTTCTGGTTGATCGTCTTCTGAAAGGGAGCTTCACGTCGATGCAGGAGCTGGAGGCTGCCATGGAACACGCGCAGGTTCAGCTCAGGGGATCTCACCATGCGGTGGCGCTTCTTCATATTCGAGGATACCACGAGCCATTCATGGAAGAAATGCTGATGGAGCTCGATATTGTCAAAATCAACATCCGCGACCGGATTCAATCATTATGCGGAGAAGGGGCGCTGCTGCATGACTTTGGAGAAAATCAATTGGTTCTGGTCTTGTCTGGAACGGCAGCGGACAAAGAGGAATTCACGATGCAAATGCGTGCACATCTACAGTCGATCCATGAGCATTTGATTGGAATTTCCGGCACGGGCCTGTACATGGCTGTAGGCGAGTTCCGGTCCAATATTGCCGAGCTGTATCGTTCCTACGGGGAGGCCAAGTTTGTCCTGCATCATGCGGGATGGAGCGAGAAGTCTCCTATTTTCTATCATGCCGAGATGGTAATGCCGGCCTTTTCCTATTATTACCCGGCAGACGAAGAGATGCGGTTAATCCAGCTCGTGAAAGCCGGCAATCTGGATGAGACAAAGCAGCTTTTTCGGCAGATCAAAGAGAAGAACAGGTCGGATCGGCAAATGCCGATGGCCGTCGAGAAGCTCCTTGTCCAGGAGCTTAGCGGTACCCTGATGAAGTGCAACGAACAGACAGGGAATGATGGAAGCCACCGAACGGAGGAAACGGATGCCGTCATCCGAGCGTTAAATCCCGAGTTATCCCCTGCTGAAGGCATGAATATTCTTTATGCCGCTTTCGTTCGCCTCTGTCAGAAGAACGAGGAGAGGAAGAAGAGCCATAATGCTCATTTAACGAACCGGCTGCTGAGCTATATCGAGAAGCACTATGGGGAGAGCGATCTGAGTTTATCCGCGCTCGCCCGGGAAACCCACACTTCCGAAGCTTATGTATCGTACTTCTTCAAGGAGCAGACGGGCTTGAATTTCTCGGAGTATCTTGAGAAGCTCCGCATGGATGAGGCTAAGCGGGAGTTGGCGACTAGCGACAAGCCGGTCAGCGACATCGCTGCAGCTTGCGGCTATTTGTCACTCAACACCTTCAGCCGGGCGTTTAAACGCGTAAACGGGATAAGCGCCACCGAGTACAGACGCCTTCACCGGGCCGGAGATTATGCTTAA
- a CDS encoding glycosyltransferase family protein: MRKGFNNYRRKLKRIPSRRLRLHRKTQRYIRKAIIQMMSNIQHSLNPKAQIGRKSADPIVVNQKSNHSVVETKKISVLIVSSLQGESFWRTEQFISDQFHRLVKEVVSIKAYPGFTNLLSQYNPDLLLFIGHDVPPEDLNIINTIPLKTAIWLSDEPGASDSLKPVVSAFDYVFTQNTSHIPFYWYGSGCKQVVHLPFAADPTIYFPKSVPDEYQSDVLIIGDAGAADQEYFQGIQLLLNNKKVRISGKGWENEAMVTPIPPDAELSYFYNGADIIINWSSSSRPAFDASACGAFQLIKDHPHIYGFMRPGENLIAFHTPDELQEKLNHYMVHVDQKRQVATNSLWGSKYEYSCLQLVSKLLHVVVHN, from the coding sequence ATGCGGAAAGGATTTAACAATTACCGGAGAAAACTGAAGCGTATTCCATCTCGTAGATTGCGGCTTCATCGAAAAACTCAACGATATATTCGTAAAGCCATCATCCAAATGATGTCAAATATACAACATTCATTGAATCCCAAAGCCCAGATCGGTCGGAAATCGGCTGATCCGATTGTCGTTAATCAGAAATCGAATCATTCTGTTGTTGAAACAAAAAAAATTAGCGTTTTAATTGTGTCTTCATTGCAAGGAGAGTCGTTTTGGCGAACGGAACAATTCATATCGGATCAATTCCATCGCTTAGTCAAAGAGGTTGTTTCAATCAAAGCTTATCCAGGCTTTACTAACCTCCTGTCTCAATATAACCCTGATTTATTGTTGTTTATTGGTCATGATGTACCGCCTGAAGATTTAAACATAATTAATACAATTCCTTTAAAAACGGCAATCTGGTTATCGGATGAACCGGGAGCTTCCGATTCGCTCAAACCAGTCGTTAGCGCATTCGATTATGTCTTTACCCAAAATACGTCCCATATCCCGTTCTACTGGTATGGCTCAGGGTGTAAGCAGGTCGTTCATCTGCCCTTTGCAGCAGACCCAACCATTTATTTTCCTAAGTCTGTCCCAGACGAATATCAATCGGACGTCCTTATTATTGGCGATGCAGGCGCGGCCGACCAAGAGTATTTTCAAGGGATACAGCTCTTGCTGAATAATAAGAAGGTTCGTATTTCAGGAAAAGGATGGGAAAATGAAGCCATGGTTACCCCCATTCCTCCAGATGCAGAATTATCATATTTTTATAATGGTGCTGATATCATCATCAATTGGAGTTCTTCGAGCCGCCCTGCGTTCGATGCTTCTGCCTGCGGCGCTTTTCAATTAATAAAGGATCATCCGCATATATATGGATTTATGCGTCCCGGCGAGAATCTAATTGCCTTCCATACACCCGACGAACTTCAAGAAAAACTCAACCATTACATGGTTCATGTAGATCAAAAAAGACAAGTAGCCACCAATTCTCTATGGGGAAGCAAATACGAGTATTCCTGTCTTCAACTCGTGTCAAAACTTCTTCATGTCGTAGTGCACAATTAA